A window of Pseudomonas putida genomic DNA:
CCCGCTCGTCCTTGGTGAACGGGCAGGCGGGCGCATGTTCGGCGGTGCCCGGATTGTTCTTGAGAAACAGCGTACCGGTGCTGCCGTTGAGGGTGACATTGAGCACCGGCAAGGCATCGTTGCGGCAGTCGCAGGCCAGCCACTGGTTGGCGTTGCGCACCTTCATCAGCAACTGGTTGGCCTGCAGCAGGCGCGGGCCGACGAGGCTGCCGGTGGCGAAGCCGACCAGCAGCTCCTCTTCTGCAGGTGTCAGGCTACGGACCTGTGCGGCGGTTTTGTCGATGATTCGCATGAAGCAGCTCCCGGCTACGAGCCCCAAGCTTCAAGCAAAGTCGCGCCGCTTTCAACTTACTGCGCAGTGCCACCGAACATCTTTGCCGCGCGTGCGCGAATTTCGTCCGGGGTCAGGTCCTCCTTGTGGGTGGAAACGAACCAGATGTTGCCGAACGGGTCTTTCAGGGTGCCGCTGCGGTCGCCATAGAACTGGTCCGTCACCGCACGCAGCTGGGTGGCGCCGGCCGCCAGGGCCTGGGCATAGACCTTGTCGCAGTCCTCGACGTACAGATGCAACCCTACGCCTGCGCCGCTGAGCTTCTGGCTGGCGGTGAGGCCGCCCTCCATATCGCAAGGGTCGCCAAGCATCAGCGAGGAGTCGCCGATTTTCAGCTCGGCATGGCCGACGCGGCCGCCCGGGGCGTCGAGGCGGAACATCTCGACGGCAGAGAAGGCCTTCTTGTAGAACTCGATGGCCTTGGCTGCGTCGTTGATGGCCAGGTAGGGCGTGATGCTGTGCTGGCCTTCGGGAATGGGTTTGGCTGCCATGTTCGACTCTCCTTGGAAGTGGGCGCCGATTGGCGCCCTGTTGCTTAGAGTCGTTTGCGCGGACGGAAAATCGACAAGGGTGCTAGATCGATTCTCTATAAGCGCGGTGGTCAGAAGATGTAGTCGGTGGTCAGGAAGCTCGACTGCCGGTTGCGAATGATCTCGCTGATCAGTTCCTTGTTGGTCTCCTGGAAGCGCGTGGCGACCAGGGTGCGGATCGAGAACACACGCAGGGCGTCGTGTACCGACAGGGTGCCTTCGGCGCTGTTCTTGCGGCCGTTGAACGGGTAGGTGTCGGGGCCGCGCTGGCATTGCGCGTTGATGTTGATGCGCCCGACCTGGTTGGCAAAGATGTCGACCAGGCTGCCGATCGTTGCCGGGTCATTACCGAACAGGCTCAGTTGCTGGCCGTAGTCGGAGTCCAGTACATAGTCGATCACCGTCTGCAGATCGCGGTAGGGCACCACCGGCACCAGCGGGCCGAACTGCTCCTCGTGGTAGACGCGCATGTCGCTCTTCACCGGGTACAGCACGGCCGGGTAGAAGAACGAGCCACGGCTGTGCCCACCGCCTTCGTTGAGCACGCGTGCGCCCTTGGCGGTGGCATCGGCGACCAGGCCGTCGAGGTAGTCGACCTTGCCATGTTCGGGCAACGGTGTCAGCGCCACGCCTGGCTCCCAGGGCATGCCAGGCTTGAGCGCGGCCAGCTTGCGCTGGAACTTGTCGAGGAAGGCATCGACCACGTCCTCGTGGACGAACAGGATTTTCAGTGCCGTGCAGCGCTGGCCATTGAACGACAGCGCCCCGGTGACTGCCTCTTCGACGGCGTTGTCCAGGTCCACCTGAGGCAGCACGATGCCCGGGTTCTTTGCATCCAGCCCCAGTGCCGCGCGCAACCGGTGCGGGCGCGGGTGCAATTTCTTCAGGTCGCTGGCGGCCTTGTGCGTGCCGATGAAGGCGAACACATCGACCTTGCCGCTGGCCATCAGCGCGCTCACCGTTTCCCGGCCGCGGCCATAGATGACGTTGATCACCCCGGGCGGGAAGCTGTCACGGAAGGCTTCGAGCAACGGCCGAATCAGCAGCACGCCGAACTTGGCCGGCTTGAACACCACGGTGTTGCCCATGATCAGCGCCGGGATCAGCGTGGTGAAGGTTTCGTTCAGCGGGTAGTTGTAGGGCCCCATGCACAGGGCTACACCCAACGGTGCACGGCGGATCTGGCCGAGCGTGCCTTGTTCCAGCTCGAAGCGGCTGGAGCGGCGGTCGAGGTCCTTGAGGGCATTGATGGTGTCGACGATATAGTCGCAGGTGCGGTCGAATTCCTTTTCCGAATCCTTGAGGTTCTTGCCGATCTCCCACATCAGCAGCTTGACCACGGCCTGGCGCTGCTCACGCATGCGCGCCAGGAAAGCCTCGACGTGCTGGATGCGCTCGGCCACGCGCATGTTCGGCCAGGCACCGCGGCCTTTGTCGTAGGCCTGCACGGCGGCATCGAGGGCAGTGAGCGCGGTGTCGGCATCGAGCAGCGGGGCGCTGCCCAGGACCACCTGGTGCTCATCGTTGCCTTGCTTGAGCCAGACCGGGCTGCGTACCGTGGCCAGGGGGCCGTCCCAGCGCCTGAGCTCGCCGTTCACCAGATAGTCGCGTTGTTCCAGGGGGGCTTCCAGGCGCCATGTTTCCGGGATGTTCTCGGCGCTGGGGAAGAGTGAATCGAGCAGACGGTCCATGGGTACTGCACCTCACATTGCTGGGCGGGTTTCGAGCCAGGTGAATCGCTTCAGCTGCGAGCATGCACCGGCTGCCGGAAAAACACCAGTCTGGCTTAACATGGCCGCAAATGCCTGCCTGTTGCGCAGGCAGGCACCCGGGGGCTGTCAAAGCGGGAGGTTGAACAGGTCGTAAGGTGGGTGGGTCAGCCATTGCTGGCGCAGGGCGGGGTCTGCATCGATCAGGGCCAGGCGCCGCCAGAACTCTGCGCGGGCATACTGCGGGCGGGACAGGAACGGTTCCAGATCGAGCAATGCCCTGAGGTCGCGTCGATACTGCGGTGGTAATCGCTGCCACAGGGCCATTTCGGCCGGGCCGGTCTGGTCGAAGAATTCCAGATAGTCGCCTTCGCATACCAGCAGGTCCACCTGGTGCACGGCGTTGTAGGCCTCGATCTGCTCAAGCACAGGTGCGCCCAGCCATTCGCTTTCCAGTCGCAGGGCGTTTGCCACTGGCCGTGGCAGGTTGAAACCGTCTGGCAACCGCAGCAGCTGGTTCTCGCCAATGTCGAGGATGATGGGCTCGACCACCCGCTCAAGGCCTTGCGGCAGTTCGCTGAGCGCACAGTCGGTCAGGAACAGCGTCTTCAGGTAGCCCAGTCCGCGCAGGTCGGGGGCCTGCAGCAGCGGGTTGCCCGAAAGGTCCAGCACGACAAGCCCGGAGCAGCGGTCCAGGGCCTGCTGGGCCTGGGGGCTCCAGGTGATGCGGTTGCCTTCCAGATCCAGCCAGGCGAGCTGCTCGGGGCTACTCAGGCGTGGCACGGTGTCGAACCGACAGTTGGCCAGCAGCAGGCGATTGAGGTTGGGGAAGCGCCTGCAGAACTCGGCCGGCAACTGGCTGAGTGAACGGTTGTAGCTGAGTGACAGGTGCTGCACATGGCTGAAGTCGTCCGGCAAGGTCAGGCTGGCCAGGGCCTGGTTGTCCAGTTCCAGGCCGGACAGGTCCAGGCTGTGGAAGCGGCCACCCCCTTCGAGCGCTATGGTCGACAGCCGGCGCCAGGCGTTGAGAATAGGGCGGATGGCCAGGTGTCGCTGGTGAGGGCGTTGCGGATCAGGCCTGGCCCATTCCTGCAGGTCGCGGCGCAGCGTATCCAGACGCTGCTGCAGGTCGTGCAGCCGCTGCGTGGGTGAGCGGATGTCGTCCACGTACGGGTTGTCCTCATCGTGGCCGAGCCAGTTTTCAAACTCCTGATCGGTAGCGTCGGGGAACAAGCGGCGATAGGCTCCGGCCAATGAGCCTGCCAGGCGTGGCTGAGGCGGTTCGGCGGCCAACGGCCGGCCGCCGCGCAAGCCCGGCATAAGCTTGCGCCGCAGCGTTTGGTGCCCCCAGAGCCGCTGGGCCACTGTCTGCCTGTGCTTGTCGACCCAATCCAGTACGCGCTGGCGTAGCGAACGGCCATCGGCCGTCGCGATGCCCAGCCTATCGCGGTGCGAGCGTGACAGAGCCTGCTCTATCGCCCGGCAGAGATCAGGATCGCGCAGCGCAGGTACAGGGCGCTCGCCCAGGTCGACCTCATAGCCTTCGAGCGATTTGATCACCCGCCGCAGGCTGGTGGCCTGGTCGCTGCCGACCTGCTCCAGCCGCGGGCCTTCGGGGCTGGCGCTGCGCAGCTCCAGGCGCAAGTCCCCAGGCCAGTCGGGCATGGCATCCAGTGCGCTGAACAGCAGGCGTTCGCTGTCGCTGCTGGCCCGGGCAGGCTGAAGCACGCCTTCCAGCGCGCGCACCAGGGGCAGCTCGCTGTGTACCTGCTCCAGCGACTGGCGAACCCGTGCAGGCAACTGACCGTGCTGTTGCCAGGCGTACGATTCGGCCTCGCCCAGCGGTGCCAGCAAACGCCTGGCCAGGGCCGGCGAAAGCCGCGGGTAGGCATCGAGCAGCTTCTGCGTTGACGCAGTGGTGGGTGCACTGCCGTTGTAGAGCCGCTCGAACAGACCGGGTGGGGCCTGGTCGGCCAATGCCTCTACCTCGGCCTGTGCTGCCATGCGCTGCAGGGTATCGAGCAACAGCGGCGGCGTTGGCTGGCCTTCCAGGTGCACCCGGCGCAAGCGCGCGGCGTCGATGCCACAGAGGCGGCCGGCCTGCGTCAGCTGTGCTGGCGTGAACGCGGCATATGCCTCGCCGAGGCGTTGCACCAGCTTGGCGAACGGCCACTGGCCTGGCTGTTCATGCTGGCCACGCCAGGCACCCTCGGCATTGTGCGCCAGCGGTGGTTGCCAGGCATCGGGCTTCTCGGGGTGAATGAGCCGCCATTGCTGCAGTTCGTGGTCGAAGCGTTGTTCGAACAAATGACCGTCCATGCGGATGAAATGCCGTCCCTGGTACAGGTACTGGCCAAGTGCATTAGGCTGCAGCGTTGGCGGCAGTGCCACGGCACTGCGGTAAGGGGTGAGGTCTTCATTCCAGAGCCGGTAGCGCCCGTCGTTGCCGCATACTTGCTGCAGGTTTTCCATCAACGGGCTGTTGAACAGCTTGGGTATCACCTTGCCCGCTGCCGCGAACCCACCGATCATGGCCAGGTTCAGGCCGACCGCTTCCAGGTGGCGCAGCGCCAGGTGACGATCGCCTTCCTGCCAGGCCTCGTAGCCCTCGAAGGCTTCGCCGAGCAATTGGCAGGCAGTGACGGCCAGCATCAGGGTGCCTGCACCCGGAATGAAGAACGCGGCTATATTGAGTGCATCCAGGCCAAGGCTTTCCCATTCCTCCAGGCGCCTGGCCCGCGCATTGGCATCGGCTATTGCTGTCGGGACCGCCAGCAGGCTGGCTTCGTGCTTGAGACGGGCCAGGTGCAGATCCTGGTAGTGGGCGAAAGGCTCGGCCGTGATGGCCTCGCGCGAGGGGCGCAGGTCCGCTTGTGCTGCACGCTGCCAAGGGCGGTCATAGGCTGTGTTGCCTGTGGCGTCGAGGTTCTGCTGCAGCAGATCGAGAAAGTGCCTGCGCTCGTCCTGCCTGATATAGGCCATGAAGGCCTGACGGGCCTCGGGTTCCAGCAGCAAGGTCGCCAGCGTATCGTGTACTGCATCCAGGTTGTTGCATTGGCGCAGGGCTGGGTCATGGCCGGGCAAGTACAGCGCCAGCCCAGCGCTGCCAGCATCGATCAGCATGACCTCGTGCAACACGGTGCCGAACAGCGCCAGTTGCCAGCACCTCACCGCGCCACCCTGCAACAGCTGTTCGACCTGATCGCGCGTGCTGCCGTCAAGCAGGTGCCGCAGGTAGGCAAGGTCGGCCGCCAGGCGTAGGCGGTCCTTTTGTACCCTGATGGCCAAGGCCCGGGTAGCGGGGCGGGCGAAGTGGTGTTCCAGATGTGCCTGGTAAGCGTTACCCAGGTCCAGGTCACGGCACAATGTGGCGAAAGCGGCAGGCGCGAGGGGCAGCCGTTCCACCTGATAACGCTCGGACTTAAGCGCAACGCGCGCCACGGGTACCTGCATGCCGAGAGAGAAGGAGCCGTGTACCAGCACCGGCGTGACCTGAATGTCGGCGCTCAGGGCAATGGCACTTTCGGGGGTGAATGCCTCATCGTCGGCGAAATTCTGCAGGGCGGCCTGTAGCAAGTTGTCGCGGCGATGGCGGTAGAGATAGCGCAGGACGGTCCAGTGCCAGGTGCGTTCGACCCGCAGTAGCTGGGTATTGCACAGCGATGCGTGAAAGCCGTGTTGAGCGAGGCGTCCCTGCAGCAAGGGTTCGGCGAACTCCGTGATCTGTTTCACGCCTTTGAGTGAACATGCCAAGGCTGCTTGCGCATGCATCAGCCGCGCCTGACTGGCGTGGACTGCCTGGCGCAGGTCGGGGGCTGCGTTGTCAAACCAGGCCTGCCCCTGCCATGGGGCGACCTGGGTCTGCTTCAACGTGGCCCACTGCTTGGGCGTTGCCTGGCGTGCCCAGTGCGGCAGTTGCGCCTCGAGCAACGGTTGATGAGGATTTTCGAATGGCATCGCGATGCTCCTTTTATGCAAAGAAGGCATCAAACGATATTTCTCTATAGCCAAGTGGTAGCAGGATAGTGCGAACAGGTAATTGCGTTAGCGAATGCGTATCGGGCGAGGCGTTCATGCAGGAAATCTGGCGCCATGAAACTTTACAAAGCGTCCAGGTGTATTCATGAAATGCAATCAAAATGCCACTTGCTAAAGTGTTTGTGCGCACCTTAAATTATTAACTGACAGGGGGACTTTCCGGTTATTTACTGAATATCAACAAGATACGTTTTTTGTTGAATGGTTGTCATTTTGCGATAGACCCTGGTGCACATCCAAGGACCTCGAAGAAGAAATGAACGCGACCTTGACGGCAGTGGCGCGAAAACTCATCTCGCCCTCAATACGCTATGAAATTAGACACTTGGCCAGCAAGGTACTTGAAGCAATGGCGCGTGCCTGTTTCTGGCGCTGGGAAGTTGCCAGGTTTCGGTTGCAGCAGGAAAGCCCGTACGAATTCGTTTATATCGGCCGAAAGCAGCAACGGGAGATGGCCAAGCTGCTGATTGGCGGCAAGGGCCAGGGCAACGCTGCAGTCATTGACAGCGCAAGCGCGACGATGGCGCCTGACCACGTGGTGGTGGTCAGCGAAATACCGACGTCGGGGGCGTTGTCGGTGCCGCATTACCTGAGCGCCGTGGTTCCGCTCGGGCGCTCGCTGGAGGACATCACTGCACGCTACGACAGCGAGTTGCGGCGCAGCATCCGCAAGAATCGCCCGCTGTACCAGATGCGCCAGGCCAGCTCGGACGACGAGATCGCCATGGCCGACCGCGACCTGCTGCGTCCCTATGCCAGCGCCAGGCAGGGTATCCATGCCGCGCAGTTTCCCACTGCAGAAGTGTTTCGCATTGCCAAGGGCGTCGGCAGGCTCGACTTGATCACCTTGGGCGATGAAGTGATCGGCTGCCACCTGGGCTGTGAAGTGGTGCGCGCTGGCAAGCGTTATTGGAGCACGTTGCGTTTCGGCTATTGCGAGGCGGTGTTTACCGATGCGCGCAAGTTGCGCGAGGTGAACTCGATCACCACTTTCATGGCAATGGAGTGGGCGCTGCAGCAGGGCTTCGATTATTACGACATCGGTCTTTGCCTGGCACGCCCCGATGATGGTTTGTTGAAATGGAAGCGCCGCCGCGGTGGCGATATCGATTCGCTGGGTAACCATGCCTGTCTGTTTGTCCGCTTACCCAGCACCGGCACGGCAAAGTTCCTGTGGGACACGCCGATGTTCGCGATCGAAGGCGGCAAACTCACGCTGCATCTGGGGTTGCCCGAGGGCCCGAGTGACGAGGAAGTTGCCAGTCGCTACCAGGAGATGGTGTTTGGTGGCCTGCACAAGATTTACTTCTATGGTGGCAATGGTACGGGCGAACCGTTCGTGGAAAGCTTGCGGCGCCGTTACGCCAGTCTCCAGTCACCGCCAACCATGGAAAGAGTCATGTGCCGCTGAGTTGATGCCAGAAAGACGTTGATCTGGCGCGTTGCGCCAGGCTTTTGCGCTTGCCACCAAGGGAGGACGCGTCATGGGAAGCGACATCTCGCAGTTCAGTGCATCGCTTGTCGCCAGGCAGCACACCTGGACTCTGGCCGCCTACCGCTATATGGCCCGCAAACGGCTGTGCGGGAACAGCAGCATCGACCTCAAGAGTATCGCAACCAAGAGCTGGGACATTGCCCCCGGTGAAGTCACGGTTTCGCCCCCGGCCATTTACCTGCCAGGCCAACTGGAGCGGGTGACGGGTTGGGAAGGCAAGCGTTTCTATCCCTATGTGCACCCTGGGCGCACCATGGAGGGCGGCATCAGTACGCTGCAAGGGCCGACCCGTGGCTACCTGATCAAGGATGTGTGGCTGGTAGACGGTGCATTGTACAAGGGCAAGGCCAGCCATTGGCTGTCGCAGAAGCCAAGCCCTTTTCCGGGCATCATCGTGGATCACGAAATCGACCGCGCGGCCATCTATTGCACGCAAAACGGCAATTCGTGGTTCGGCACCTGGCTGATGGAGGATTGTCCGACCTATGCGCTGGCCTGTAACGAAGGCATACCGGTAACCACCGCGCCCTCGGCCAGGTTCCCGCTGTTTACCCAGGCACCGGCCTACGAAGACTGGCTGGAAATGAACCCGCTGCGCTTGCGCAGTGCGTTTTTCCGAGAACTGGTGCTGTTCGATGACCAGGCCAACAACCGCAGCCGGCATGCCCGTTACCGGGCCATGGGCGACAAGTTGCTGTCGCACGTGCTGCAGGCCCCACACCCAGGGGTGTTCCTGCTGCGTGGTGGCGCCGGTGAACTGCGCCTGTTGCGCAACGAACTGGCGCTGGCCGAGCACCTGCGCGCCACCCGCGGCTTTCGCATCGTCGACCCGATGAAGACCGATGTGCCGAGTATCGTCGCGGCCTGTGCCGGGGCGAGGGTGGTCATCGGAGTGGAGGGTAGCCAGCTGGTTCATGGGGTCAATGTGCTGCAGGCCGGTGGTTGCCTGCTGACCTTGCAGCCGCCCGATCGGTTTGTCAGCTACTACAAGTACCTGACGGATCGTGACCACCAGCATTTCGGCTTTGTGGTCGGGGTACCGGACGGCGACGGCTTCACGATCGATGTCGGCGAAGTGGAGAGGACGCTGGACCTGTTTCCGTGATAAGCGTGTAATATCCAGGCGCAGGGTAGTGGAGAACGGGGTGAGGGATGATCGAGGTATCACGGTTCTGGCGCGACCCGGCGTTACCTTTTGTCGAAGCCCGGCGGGTAGGGGATGGGCGCCAGGTGTGCTACGCGGCGCATTCCCACGAGAGCTTTTCCATCGGGGTGATCACGGGTGGGCGCAGTACCTACCTGTACGGTGACCAGTGCCTCGAGGTGGCGGCCGGCACCACCGTGCTGATGAACCCAGGCGTTGTGCACGCCTGCAACCCCATCGCCGGGGAACCATGGTCCTACCTGATGTTGTTCGTCGATATGCCCTGGTTGCAGGCGCAGGGCTTCAGCTTGCCGGCCCAGGCCTGGAGTCGCTCGCCAGCGTTGTACCGGTGCCTGTTGCAGGCATTTGCGGATCTGTTCGATGCCAGTCTGCCAGACCGGGAAGGCCGCCTGGCGGCGCTGTTTGATGCACTGCCTGGGTTGCTTGGCGGTCACGCCAGCGTGAACGACGAAGGCAACCCGCGACTGGAGGCGGCGGCAGCATTCATACGCGCCCATCGTGGCGACCCGCTGAGCCTGGACGACATTTGCGCGGCCTGCGGCCTGTCGCGTTCCTACCTGATCCGCGCATTCCGCCAACGCTTCGGCCTGACGCCGCACGGCTACCTGCTCGACCAACGCGTGCAACTGGCCAGGGCGCAACTGCGCATGGGCCGGGCAATTGCGGAGGTTGCGCAGGAGGCCGGGTTTGCCGACCAGGCGCACCTGCAGCGGGCCTTCAAACAGCACCTTGCGGCGACGCCGGGGCATTACCGCAATGCATTCGGCTGAGTTGCCCTATTGGCTGTGATGGCCCTGTCGCCGGCAAGCCAGCTCCCACCTCGACCGTATTGACCCCAAGCCATGTGCAGTACCTGTGGGAGCTGGCTTGCCAGCGATAGGGCCCTGACAGGCAACACAAGACAGTGGCTCCCACAGGGCCGGTGCAGCTAGCCTTGCATGACCAGATAAACCGCACTGCCCACGAGCAATACTGCCAGGCCCCGATTCAGCAGGCGCATGTGCCGTGGGTTGTCCAGATACTGG
This region includes:
- a CDS encoding VOC family protein; its protein translation is MAAKPIPEGQHSITPYLAINDAAKAIEFYKKAFSAVEMFRLDAPGGRVGHAELKIGDSSLMLGDPCDMEGGLTASQKLSGAGVGLHLYVEDCDKVYAQALAAGATQLRAVTDQFYGDRSGTLKDPFGNIWFVSTHKEDLTPDEIRARAAKMFGGTAQ
- a CDS encoding NADP-dependent glyceraldehyde-3-phosphate dehydrogenase, with protein sequence MDRLLDSLFPSAENIPETWRLEAPLEQRDYLVNGELRRWDGPLATVRSPVWLKQGNDEHQVVLGSAPLLDADTALTALDAAVQAYDKGRGAWPNMRVAERIQHVEAFLARMREQRQAVVKLLMWEIGKNLKDSEKEFDRTCDYIVDTINALKDLDRRSSRFELEQGTLGQIRRAPLGVALCMGPYNYPLNETFTTLIPALIMGNTVVFKPAKFGVLLIRPLLEAFRDSFPPGVINVIYGRGRETVSALMASGKVDVFAFIGTHKAASDLKKLHPRPHRLRAALGLDAKNPGIVLPQVDLDNAVEEAVTGALSFNGQRCTALKILFVHEDVVDAFLDKFQRKLAALKPGMPWEPGVALTPLPEHGKVDYLDGLVADATAKGARVLNEGGGHSRGSFFYPAVLYPVKSDMRVYHEEQFGPLVPVVPYRDLQTVIDYVLDSDYGQQLSLFGNDPATIGSLVDIFANQVGRININAQCQRGPDTYPFNGRKNSAEGTLSVHDALRVFSIRTLVATRFQETNKELISEIIRNRQSSFLTTDYIF
- a CDS encoding leucine-rich repeat domain-containing protein → MPFENPHQPLLEAQLPHWARQATPKQWATLKQTQVAPWQGQAWFDNAAPDLRQAVHASQARLMHAQAALACSLKGVKQITEFAEPLLQGRLAQHGFHASLCNTQLLRVERTWHWTVLRYLYRHRRDNLLQAALQNFADDEAFTPESAIALSADIQVTPVLVHGSFSLGMQVPVARVALKSERYQVERLPLAPAAFATLCRDLDLGNAYQAHLEHHFARPATRALAIRVQKDRLRLAADLAYLRHLLDGSTRDQVEQLLQGGAVRCWQLALFGTVLHEVMLIDAGSAGLALYLPGHDPALRQCNNLDAVHDTLATLLLEPEARQAFMAYIRQDERRHFLDLLQQNLDATGNTAYDRPWQRAAQADLRPSREAITAEPFAHYQDLHLARLKHEASLLAVPTAIADANARARRLEEWESLGLDALNIAAFFIPGAGTLMLAVTACQLLGEAFEGYEAWQEGDRHLALRHLEAVGLNLAMIGGFAAAGKVIPKLFNSPLMENLQQVCGNDGRYRLWNEDLTPYRSAVALPPTLQPNALGQYLYQGRHFIRMDGHLFEQRFDHELQQWRLIHPEKPDAWQPPLAHNAEGAWRGQHEQPGQWPFAKLVQRLGEAYAAFTPAQLTQAGRLCGIDAARLRRVHLEGQPTPPLLLDTLQRMAAQAEVEALADQAPPGLFERLYNGSAPTTASTQKLLDAYPRLSPALARRLLAPLGEAESYAWQQHGQLPARVRQSLEQVHSELPLVRALEGVLQPARASSDSERLLFSALDAMPDWPGDLRLELRSASPEGPRLEQVGSDQATSLRRVIKSLEGYEVDLGERPVPALRDPDLCRAIEQALSRSHRDRLGIATADGRSLRQRVLDWVDKHRQTVAQRLWGHQTLRRKLMPGLRGGRPLAAEPPQPRLAGSLAGAYRRLFPDATDQEFENWLGHDEDNPYVDDIRSPTQRLHDLQQRLDTLRRDLQEWARPDPQRPHQRHLAIRPILNAWRRLSTIALEGGGRFHSLDLSGLELDNQALASLTLPDDFSHVQHLSLSYNRSLSQLPAEFCRRFPNLNRLLLANCRFDTVPRLSSPEQLAWLDLEGNRITWSPQAQQALDRCSGLVVLDLSGNPLLQAPDLRGLGYLKTLFLTDCALSELPQGLERVVEPIILDIGENQLLRLPDGFNLPRPVANALRLESEWLGAPVLEQIEAYNAVHQVDLLVCEGDYLEFFDQTGPAEMALWQRLPPQYRRDLRALLDLEPFLSRPQYARAEFWRRLALIDADPALRQQWLTHPPYDLFNLPL
- a CDS encoding glycosyltransferase family 61 protein, giving the protein MGSDISQFSASLVARQHTWTLAAYRYMARKRLCGNSSIDLKSIATKSWDIAPGEVTVSPPAIYLPGQLERVTGWEGKRFYPYVHPGRTMEGGISTLQGPTRGYLIKDVWLVDGALYKGKASHWLSQKPSPFPGIIVDHEIDRAAIYCTQNGNSWFGTWLMEDCPTYALACNEGIPVTTAPSARFPLFTQAPAYEDWLEMNPLRLRSAFFRELVLFDDQANNRSRHARYRAMGDKLLSHVLQAPHPGVFLLRGGAGELRLLRNELALAEHLRATRGFRIVDPMKTDVPSIVAACAGARVVIGVEGSQLVHGVNVLQAGGCLLTLQPPDRFVSYYKYLTDRDHQHFGFVVGVPDGDGFTIDVGEVERTLDLFP
- a CDS encoding AraC family transcriptional regulator, yielding MIEVSRFWRDPALPFVEARRVGDGRQVCYAAHSHESFSIGVITGGRSTYLYGDQCLEVAAGTTVLMNPGVVHACNPIAGEPWSYLMLFVDMPWLQAQGFSLPAQAWSRSPALYRCLLQAFADLFDASLPDREGRLAALFDALPGLLGGHASVNDEGNPRLEAAAAFIRAHRGDPLSLDDICAACGLSRSYLIRAFRQRFGLTPHGYLLDQRVQLARAQLRMGRAIAEVAQEAGFADQAHLQRAFKQHLAATPGHYRNAFG